The Pedobacter mucosus genome window below encodes:
- a CDS encoding glycoside hydrolase family 28 protein, translating to MKIKIFTILILATSSVVFAQTTKPKAYSWNNLPQIIKPVFRKDTINIVTYKALGDGISLNTEFINKAISDCSAKGGGVVLIPSGMWLTGPIYLKSKVNLHLERGATLVFTADKSQYKIVEGDYEGKSAARNESPINGKDLENIAITGKGIIDANGDAWRAVNQAQLTPEQWKDKLASGGVLGDNQKSWYPSLQFKNAQKEGKSMLIVPGKSLDSFSDMKDFLRPNLLVLKNCKKVLIEGVIFQNSAAWCLHPILCEDLTISGVTVKNPHYAQNGDGMDIESCLRFMVENCILDVGDDAICIKSGKDEEGRKRGVPTAEGIIRGNTIYSGHGGVVVGSEMSGGARDIFIENCTFIGTDKGLRFKSTRGRGGVVERIYARNIFMKDIIDEAIFFDLFYFVKFATDGKRDVSSQLNEGTPIFRNMVFENIVCTNAKKAFFIRGLSEMNIQDITLKNSKFTADLGVEFTDASNIKIDNVSFNTKSAAPIFALTNSKSIEINKVNYTRNVPVLISLDGEQNTKISIKNTDLKLAAKVLDLKNGAVKNAVTF from the coding sequence ATGAAAATTAAAATTTTTACCATACTAATATTGGCTACATCATCTGTAGTATTTGCACAGACGACTAAACCAAAGGCATATTCTTGGAATAATCTTCCGCAAATTATTAAGCCGGTATTTAGAAAAGACACAATAAATATTGTGACATATAAAGCACTTGGTGATGGGATTTCTTTAAATACAGAATTTATAAACAAGGCGATAAGCGATTGTAGCGCAAAGGGCGGTGGGGTTGTACTGATACCGAGCGGGATGTGGTTAACCGGACCTATTTACTTAAAAAGCAAAGTAAATTTACACCTCGAAAGAGGAGCAACTTTGGTTTTCACTGCTGATAAAAGTCAATATAAGATTGTAGAAGGCGATTATGAAGGTAAAAGTGCGGCAAGAAATGAATCTCCTATAAATGGAAAAGACCTTGAAAACATTGCAATTACAGGAAAAGGAATTATAGATGCCAATGGAGACGCTTGGCGGGCTGTAAATCAGGCACAACTTACGCCAGAACAGTGGAAAGATAAATTGGCTTCGGGTGGCGTATTAGGCGATAACCAAAAAAGCTGGTACCCGAGTTTACAATTTAAAAATGCCCAAAAAGAAGGAAAAAGCATGTTAATTGTGCCAGGAAAAAGTTTAGATTCCTTTAGTGATATGAAAGATTTCCTTCGTCCGAATTTATTAGTACTTAAAAATTGCAAAAAAGTACTTATTGAAGGCGTTATCTTTCAAAATTCTGCAGCCTGGTGTTTACACCCTATATTATGTGAGGATTTAACAATTTCTGGAGTGACCGTAAAAAATCCTCATTATGCACAAAATGGAGATGGAATGGATATTGAATCCTGTCTGCGTTTTATGGTAGAAAACTGCATATTGGATGTTGGTGATGATGCAATTTGCATTAAATCAGGCAAGGATGAAGAAGGCAGAAAACGCGGAGTACCAACTGCTGAAGGAATAATTAGGGGAAATACAATTTACAGTGGACACGGTGGCGTGGTGGTTGGCAGCGAGATGAGTGGTGGAGCAAGAGATATTTTTATTGAAAATTGCACCTTCATCGGCACTGATAAGGGTCTTAGGTTTAAGTCGACAAGAGGAAGAGGCGGCGTTGTTGAGCGTATTTATGCCCGTAATATTTTTATGAAAGATATTATAGATGAAGCGATTTTCTTCGATTTGTTCTACTTCGTAAAGTTCGCAACAGATGGTAAACGAGATGTTAGTTCGCAATTGAATGAAGGAACGCCAATTTTTAGAAATATGGTTTTTGAAAACATTGTTTGTACCAATGCCAAAAAAGCATTTTTTATCAGAGGTTTATCTGAAATGAATATTCAGGATATTACCTTGAAAAATTCCAAATTTACTGCTGATTTAGGCGTAGAATTTACTGATGCTTCGAATATTAAAATAGATAATGTAAGTTTTAATACAAAAAGCGCTGCGCCAATTTTTGCATTAACCAATAGTAAATCTATAGAAATTAATAAAGTTAACTATACCAGAAATGTTCCAGTTCTAATTAGCTTGGATGGTGAGCAGAACACTAAAATTAGCATTAAAAATACCGATTTAAAACTTGCTGCTAAAGTTCTTGATCTTAAAAATGGAGCTGTAAAAAATGCAGTTACATTTTAG
- a CDS encoding glycoside hydrolase family 3 C-terminal domain-containing protein — protein MNINKNSLIIIFAFVCFIAKTTYSQNKNYPFQNTALSFEKRVDDIVSRLTLEEKVAQMLNSAPAVKRLGIPAYDWWNEVLHGVARTPYKVTVYPQAIAMAASFDVNALFKMADFSALEGRAIYNKAILDGKEGSKYVGLTYWTPNINIFRDPRWGRGQETYGEDPFLTSMLGDSFVKGLQGDDPKYLKAAACAKHFAVHSGPESSRHTFNVDVSAYDLWDTYLPAFQKLVVDSKVVGVMCAYNAFRTQPCCASDILLTDILRKQWNFKGYVTSDCGAIDDFYKKHKTHKDAESAAVDAVFHGTDVDCGHEAYLALVQAVKHGNITEAQLDVSLRRLFMIRFKLGFFDPVEMVKYAQTPASVLESPEHKAHALKLAQESMVLLKNENNTLPLRKNLKKIVVLGPNADNSTSILGNYNGNPSELTTVLAGIKQKVGKTTEIIYEKAVNFTNANLLIFSDVSNKCSFEGKPGFKAEYFKNVSLSGTPLAIRQEVKVNHAWQEGENVIGNLAANNFSARYTTNFKATENQKLAFEIAADNGYRLLLNGKVVLDEWVNKNKEIKRFELNSKKDSIYNLVVEFWQGDGQSSVRMDIGNYLQTDFTALAAKYKDADAFIFVGGISPQLEGEQMRVDEPGFTGGDRTSILLPPTQTELMKALKTTGKPIIFVMMTGSAIATPWESENVPSILNAWYGGQSAGKATADILFGDYNPSGRLPITFYKGDGDLASFNDYNMDNRTYRYLKNDALYGFGYGLSYTTFSYAKQNIPFQALRGKNVSLAVTVTNKGKLMGDEVAQLYIVNQDKSIKAPIKALKGFQRINLKAGESKVVKFELTADDLSYIDSTGAKQQYKGDLQLTIGGSQPDEPNKTSGNVVKAMINIK, from the coding sequence ATGAATATCAATAAAAACAGCCTAATAATCATTTTTGCTTTTGTATGTTTTATTGCAAAAACTACCTACAGCCAAAACAAAAATTATCCTTTTCAAAATACTGCATTAAGTTTTGAAAAGCGTGTTGATGATATTGTAAGTCGCTTAACGCTCGAAGAAAAAGTGGCACAAATGCTTAACTCAGCACCTGCTGTAAAAAGGCTTGGTATTCCGGCATATGATTGGTGGAATGAAGTTTTACATGGTGTTGCCAGAACGCCGTACAAAGTAACTGTATATCCGCAGGCAATAGCAATGGCAGCTAGTTTTGATGTAAATGCGCTGTTTAAAATGGCTGATTTTTCTGCACTTGAAGGTAGGGCAATATACAATAAAGCGATCCTTGATGGCAAGGAAGGTTCAAAATACGTTGGGTTAACTTACTGGACTCCCAACATAAATATTTTTCGTGATCCTCGTTGGGGCAGGGGACAAGAAACCTACGGCGAAGATCCATTTCTTACTTCCATGCTTGGTGATTCTTTTGTTAAAGGTTTGCAGGGCGATGATCCAAAATACTTAAAAGCGGCCGCATGTGCTAAACATTTTGCCGTACATAGTGGACCGGAATCTAGCCGACATACCTTTAATGTAGATGTAAGTGCCTATGATCTTTGGGACACTTATTTGCCTGCTTTCCAGAAATTAGTTGTTGATTCTAAAGTGGTTGGTGTAATGTGTGCATACAATGCTTTTAGAACGCAGCCTTGTTGTGCCAGTGATATTTTGCTTACTGATATTTTAAGGAAACAATGGAATTTTAAAGGTTATGTAACTTCAGATTGTGGCGCTATTGATGATTTTTATAAAAAGCATAAAACCCATAAAGATGCTGAATCTGCTGCGGTTGATGCCGTATTTCATGGAACTGATGTAGATTGTGGTCACGAGGCTTACCTTGCTTTGGTTCAGGCGGTTAAACATGGCAATATTACCGAGGCGCAATTGGATGTTTCCCTTCGTCGCCTGTTTATGATTCGTTTTAAACTTGGATTTTTTGATCCTGTAGAAATGGTAAAATATGCACAGACTCCAGCTTCTGTTTTAGAAAGTCCGGAGCATAAAGCTCATGCACTAAAATTGGCTCAAGAATCAATGGTGCTCCTCAAAAATGAGAACAATACGCTACCACTTCGTAAAAATTTAAAGAAGATTGTGGTATTAGGTCCAAATGCTGATAATTCGACTTCTATTTTAGGTAATTACAATGGTAATCCATCAGAATTGACCACTGTATTAGCAGGCATTAAACAAAAAGTTGGGAAAACCACGGAAATTATTTATGAGAAAGCTGTCAATTTTACTAATGCTAATTTGTTAATTTTTAGTGATGTATCAAATAAATGTTCCTTTGAAGGTAAACCTGGATTTAAGGCAGAATATTTTAAAAATGTTTCATTAAGCGGAACTCCATTGGCAATACGTCAGGAAGTAAAAGTTAACCACGCCTGGCAAGAAGGTGAAAATGTTATTGGAAATCTCGCTGCAAATAATTTTTCAGCTCGATATACCACCAACTTTAAGGCTACAGAAAATCAAAAATTAGCATTCGAAATAGCGGCTGATAATGGCTATCGTTTATTGTTAAATGGAAAGGTTGTTTTAGATGAATGGGTAAACAAAAATAAAGAAATTAAACGCTTTGAACTCAATTCAAAAAAAGATTCCATTTACAATTTGGTGGTTGAATTTTGGCAAGGAGACGGACAATCGAGTGTGCGAATGGATATAGGAAATTACCTACAAACAGATTTTACAGCTTTGGCAGCAAAATATAAAGATGCCGATGCATTTATTTTTGTAGGCGGAATTTCACCTCAATTAGAGGGAGAGCAAATGCGGGTTGATGAACCTGGATTTACTGGCGGAGACCGTACGTCAATTTTATTACCTCCTACGCAAACAGAATTAATGAAGGCTTTGAAAACTACTGGTAAGCCTATTATTTTTGTAATGATGACCGGAAGTGCAATTGCAACGCCCTGGGAATCAGAAAATGTACCTTCTATATTAAATGCTTGGTATGGCGGTCAGTCGGCAGGTAAAGCAACCGCTGATATTTTGTTTGGAGATTATAATCCTTCTGGTCGTTTACCCATTACTTTTTATAAAGGCGATGGAGATTTAGCGAGCTTCAACGATTACAATATGGATAACCGTACCTACCGCTATTTAAAAAATGATGCACTTTATGGTTTCGGCTACGGGTTAAGTTATACCACATTCAGCTATGCAAAGCAAAATATTCCTTTTCAGGCGCTCCGTGGAAAAAATGTTTCGTTAGCGGTAACTGTTACCAATAAGGGGAAATTAATGGGTGATGAAGTTGCACAACTTTATATTGTAAATCAGGATAAATCAATCAAAGCTCCTATTAAAGCACTAAAAGGTTTCCAACGGATAAATTTGAAAGCAGGAGAAAGTAAGGTTGTAAAATTTGAATTAACGGCAGACGATTTATCTTATATTGATTCTACAGGTGCAAAGCAGCAATACAAAGGCGATTTGCAGTTAACGATTGGAGGGAGCCAACCTGATGAGCCGAATAAAACGAGCGGAAATGTGGTTAAGGCAATGATAAATATTAAGTAG
- a CDS encoding LacI family DNA-binding transcriptional regulator: MHKKEITIYDIAEKLDISPSTVSRALNENSLVNKKTQKKILAAATLMGYRSNTFAANLRMQRTNTIGIIVPRLNSYFMAEVISGVENVTNEAGYNLIISQSMENPEKEIKNLKTMFNNRVDGLLVSLASGSDGISGFGVFEEKKIPVLFFDRVPTTVIVPSVTIDNETAGFQMTTHLLNMGAKKVFHITGDQSVNVYRDRTKGYKKALLAAGLSFNENQLIITDLSEEAGIEAANLIMKNGGDGIFVANDGCAASCINELKRQGKNIPKDIIVGGFNNDMISRNIDPPLTTIDYPGFEMGRVIASKLLDHLGGKFDMHSTPLITMKSDLLVRSSSSFINRNP, from the coding sequence ATGCATAAAAAAGAAATAACCATTTATGATATTGCTGAAAAGCTTGATATTTCACCATCAACTGTTAGTAGGGCGCTTAACGAAAACTCTTTAGTTAACAAAAAAACGCAAAAGAAAATTCTTGCCGCAGCAACGTTAATGGGTTATCGAAGCAATACTTTTGCTGCAAATCTGCGCATGCAACGCACTAATACCATCGGCATTATTGTACCCAGGTTAAACAGTTATTTTATGGCTGAAGTAATTTCAGGTGTAGAAAACGTGACCAACGAAGCTGGATATAATTTAATTATTAGTCAATCGATGGAAAATCCTGAGAAAGAAATTAAGAATTTAAAAACCATGTTTAATAACCGTGTTGATGGGCTCTTGGTATCTTTAGCATCTGGTAGCGATGGGATTTCTGGCTTTGGAGTTTTTGAAGAAAAGAAAATACCAGTGCTGTTTTTTGATCGTGTTCCAACAACAGTTATTGTTCCTTCAGTAACCATCGATAATGAAACTGCCGGTTTTCAAATGACTACTCATTTATTAAATATGGGTGCGAAAAAAGTTTTTCATATTACAGGAGATCAGTCTGTTAATGTTTATAGGGATAGAACAAAGGGCTATAAAAAAGCACTCTTGGCAGCCGGATTATCTTTCAACGAAAATCAATTAATCATTACCGATTTAAGTGAAGAAGCAGGGATTGAAGCTGCTAATCTAATCATGAAAAATGGCGGTGATGGTATTTTTGTTGCCAATGATGGTTGTGCTGCAAGCTGTATAAATGAGTTAAAGCGACAAGGTAAAAATATACCAAAAGATATTATTGTGGGCGGTTTTAATAATGATATGATCTCTCGAAATATTGATCCGCCACTTACAACAATAGATTATCCTGGTTTTGAAATGGGCAGAGTGATTGCCTCGAAATTGCTTGATCATTTAGGCGGAAAATTTGACATGCATTCTACCCCGCTTATTACCATGAAATCAGATTTGTTAGTAAGATCATCATCAAGCTTTATCAATAGAAATCCATAA
- a CDS encoding alpha/beta hydrolase: MNKQTYILLVNLIIIALLFFNFSANAQQFIPIWPAGKIPNTKGLKQIDSIANERVYRVATPGMYAFFPSNQDNKGAAVVICPGGGYERLAYVISGTQLAKWFNSIGISAFVLNYRLPNDLNLKERDKAPLQDAQRAIKYIRQNASKWGIKPDKIGIQGSSAGGHLASMAGTFTTDYSVINDSLDKVSYRPDFMILVSPVIDMGKYAHKGSAKNLLGEKPSLAKIAQYSTQLKVTESTVPCFIADAFNDKSVDPHNSLLFYQALLENKIPSSLHVFPQGGHAIALRNNPGSTEMWTALCESWMVEMGFIPAMLTNKN, translated from the coding sequence ATGAATAAACAAACTTATATCTTGCTTGTAAACTTGATAATAATTGCTTTGTTGTTTTTTAATTTTTCGGCTAATGCACAACAATTCATTCCGATTTGGCCAGCAGGAAAAATTCCAAATACCAAAGGCTTAAAACAGATCGATAGCATTGCAAATGAGCGGGTTTATCGTGTGGCAACTCCCGGAATGTATGCATTTTTCCCATCCAACCAAGATAATAAAGGTGCCGCAGTCGTTATTTGTCCGGGTGGCGGATATGAGCGCCTAGCTTATGTTATTAGTGGCACGCAATTAGCAAAATGGTTTAATTCTATAGGCATTTCTGCTTTTGTTTTAAATTATAGACTTCCTAATGATCTCAACTTAAAGGAACGAGATAAAGCGCCACTTCAGGATGCGCAGCGAGCCATCAAATATATACGTCAAAACGCATCAAAATGGGGAATAAAGCCTGATAAAATTGGTATTCAAGGCTCTTCAGCAGGCGGCCATTTAGCAAGTATGGCTGGCACTTTCACCACCGATTATTCGGTAATAAATGATTCTTTAGATAAGGTTTCTTATCGCCCAGATTTCATGATTTTAGTTTCGCCTGTTATTGATATGGGCAAATATGCTCATAAGGGAAGCGCTAAAAATTTATTAGGAGAAAAACCTTCTTTAGCTAAAATAGCCCAATATTCTACCCAATTAAAAGTGACGGAAAGTACCGTTCCTTGCTTTATCGCCGATGCCTTTAATGATAAATCGGTTGATCCGCATAATAGCTTATTGTTTTATCAGGCTCTACTGGAAAATAAAATACCCAGCAGCTTGCACGTTTTTCCACAAGGCGGACATGCCATTGCACTTAGGAACAATCCTGGTTCAACTGAAATGTGGACAGCTTTATGCGAAAGTTGGATGGTAGAGATGGGTTTTATTCCGGCAATGCTCACAAATAAGAACTAA
- a CDS encoding cytochrome c3 family protein has product MGRRRFFLIFCTLAIFVFVAVQCTQVKIKSSDSRGPAYAGSATCVSCHKNLSASAVHNAHLNASKMLTKPNSADSLHIPDGDFIFNEQTKVQVKNRVDGLYQSALINGFDKKTEHTDMIFGAGKSAYTFAFWYGKQLMQMPLNYLTKEHQWVNSPGFPDNQIYFGRPIISRCLECHSSFADKKLIQGPNFTIEEEYVKNSIIAGIDCERCHGPAAQHVTFQQENPTVKTAKYIVSYKKLALSQRVDLCGVCHSGTGIQTVSSTFGFKPGDTLKTLPQYSAYRGEDPDVHGKQKQLLEASLCYKVGKAECITCHNIHDKSKPSVAIYSSKCISCHQDVKHETLKKNNAMLAKNCIDCHMPVKESHAIGFQMSNSKEKIPYKLHTHRIAIYKDLVKGE; this is encoded by the coding sequence ATGGGACGGAGACGTTTCTTCCTTATTTTTTGTACACTGGCAATCTTTGTTTTTGTGGCTGTGCAATGTACACAGGTAAAAATTAAAAGTAGCGACAGTAGAGGGCCGGCATATGCAGGAAGCGCTACCTGTGTAAGCTGCCATAAAAATTTATCAGCATCTGCGGTTCATAATGCCCATCTTAATGCTTCAAAAATGCTAACTAAGCCAAATTCTGCTGATAGCTTGCACATACCTGATGGAGATTTTATTTTTAACGAGCAGACGAAAGTGCAGGTTAAAAACAGAGTTGATGGCCTATATCAATCTGCGCTTATTAATGGTTTTGATAAAAAAACCGAACATACAGACATGATTTTTGGTGCAGGAAAAAGTGCCTATACATTTGCATTTTGGTATGGCAAACAACTGATGCAAATGCCGCTTAACTATTTAACTAAAGAACATCAATGGGTTAATAGTCCGGGTTTTCCAGACAATCAAATTTATTTTGGCAGGCCAATTATTTCACGTTGTTTGGAGTGCCACAGTTCTTTTGCAGATAAAAAGTTAATCCAAGGTCCTAACTTCACAATTGAAGAAGAATATGTTAAAAACTCCATTATTGCAGGTATAGATTGCGAACGTTGCCATGGTCCTGCGGCGCAGCATGTAACTTTTCAACAGGAAAACCCAACGGTAAAAACAGCTAAATATATAGTAAGTTATAAGAAGTTGGCCTTATCGCAAAGAGTAGATTTATGTGGTGTATGCCATTCGGGAACGGGTATCCAAACGGTAAGTTCTACTTTTGGTTTTAAACCTGGCGATACTTTAAAAACGTTACCTCAATATAGTGCATATAGAGGAGAAGACCCTGATGTACATGGGAAACAAAAACAGCTTCTTGAGGCAAGCTTGTGTTATAAAGTTGGTAAGGCGGAGTGCATTACCTGCCATAACATTCATGATAAAAGCAAACCTAGCGTGGCGATTTATTCGTCTAAATGTATTAGTTGCCATCAGGATGTGAAACATGAAACCCTAAAGAAAAATAATGCTATGCTGGCAAAAAACTGTATCGATTGCCACATGCCAGTTAAAGAATCTCATGCTATTGGTTTCCAGATGAGCAATAGCAAAGAGAAAATCCCTTATAAATTACATACACATCGCATTGCGATTTATAAAGATTTAGTGAAAGGTGAATAA